In one Conger conger chromosome 5, fConCon1.1, whole genome shotgun sequence genomic region, the following are encoded:
- the hlx1 gene encoding H2.0-like homeobox protein isoform X2, whose translation MYTTGLNPFYPSNFSLWSAYCSSGFALDSMKKPSFCIADILHVGDAENIHGSSALMAHLGPRGPVHASGSPLRPSPVSPDPSVFGSRVSPGSPYHRHGIHLTSVSRVTLNSQQAPAPSSKDLKFGIDRILSTDFDQKSKETSTLRGPYAVLTKDTMPQTYKRKRSWSRAVFSNLQRKGLEKRFEIQKYVTKPDRKQLAAMLGLTDAQVKVWFQNRRMKWRHSKEAQAQKEQSDKTLTEADPKDQESECASDPSESECEDGPEKSDVDITEHNKTSVIMSGAAPLSVDEEAPVNTNTETAASSQILL comes from the exons ATGTACACTACCGGACTGAACCCGTTTTATCCGTCTAATTTTAGTCTTTGGTCAGCGTACTGCTCAAGTGGTTTTGCCCTGGATTCAATGAAGAAACCTTCCTTTTGCATCGCCGATATACTGCACGTTGGAGACGCGGAGAATATCCACGGGTCTTCGGCGCTCATGGCTCATTTGGGACCCCGGGGTCCAGTTCACGCTTCTGGATCTCCGCTGCGTCCTTCTCCGGTATCCCCGGATCCCTCCGTCTTCGGCTCGCGCGTGAGCCCCGGTTCTCCGTACCACAGACACGGAATACATTTGACCTCTGTTTCCAGAGTGACGCTCAATTCTCAGCAAGCTCCAGCGCCGTCGAGCAAGGACCTCAAGTTCGGGATTGACCGCATATTGTCAACAGACTTTGACCAAAAATCAAAGGAGACATCAACGTTAAGAG GTCCGTACGCGGTCCTGACCAAAGACACCATGCCACAGACGTACAAGCGGAAGCGCTCGTGGTCGAGGGCGGTGTTTTCCAACCTGCAGAGGAAAGGGCTCGAGAAACGATTCGAAATCCAGAAGTACGTCACCAAGCCGGACAGGAAGCAGCTCGCCGCGATGTTGGGACTGACGGACGCGCAG GTCAAGGTTTGGTTCCAAAACAGACGAATGAAATGGAGGCATTCGAAAGAAGCGCAGGCGCAGAAAGAGCAGTCGGATAAAACGCTGACGGAAGCCGACCCGAAGGACCAGGAGTCCGAGTGCGCGAGCGACCCGAGCGAGTCCGAGTGTGAGGACGGCCCGGAAAAAAGTGACGTTGACATTACAGAGCACAACAAGACGAGCGTCATCATGTCCGGAGCTGCCCCTTTGAGTGTCGACGAGGAGGCACCAGTCAATACGAATACAGAAACTGCGGCGTCATCGCAAATATTgttataa
- the hlx1 gene encoding H2.0-like homeobox protein isoform X1, with protein sequence MYTTGLNPFYPSNFSLWSAYCSSGFALDSMKKPSFCIADILHVGDAENIHGSSALMAHLGPRGPVHASGSPLRPSPVSPDPSVFGSRVSPGSPYHRHGIHLTSVSRVTLNSQQAPAPSSKDLKFGIDRILSTDFDQKSKETSTLRDLTSIVSSNRQAGVHMTAQSAASQYFASLDPGIGDPSAVLGAMGGVTRHAGQHQFQDTFPGPYAVLTKDTMPQTYKRKRSWSRAVFSNLQRKGLEKRFEIQKYVTKPDRKQLAAMLGLTDAQVKVWFQNRRMKWRHSKEAQAQKEQSDKTLTEADPKDQESECASDPSESECEDGPEKSDVDITEHNKTSVIMSGAAPLSVDEEAPVNTNTETAASSQILL encoded by the exons ATGTACACTACCGGACTGAACCCGTTTTATCCGTCTAATTTTAGTCTTTGGTCAGCGTACTGCTCAAGTGGTTTTGCCCTGGATTCAATGAAGAAACCTTCCTTTTGCATCGCCGATATACTGCACGTTGGAGACGCGGAGAATATCCACGGGTCTTCGGCGCTCATGGCTCATTTGGGACCCCGGGGTCCAGTTCACGCTTCTGGATCTCCGCTGCGTCCTTCTCCGGTATCCCCGGATCCCTCCGTCTTCGGCTCGCGCGTGAGCCCCGGTTCTCCGTACCACAGACACGGAATACATTTGACCTCTGTTTCCAGAGTGACGCTCAATTCTCAGCAAGCTCCAGCGCCGTCGAGCAAGGACCTCAAGTTCGGGATTGACCGCATATTGTCAACAGACTTTGACCAAAAATCAAAGGAGACATCAACGTTAAGAG ATCTCACGTCCATCGTTAGCTCGAACCGTCAGGCAGGCGTCCATATGACCGCGCAGTCCGCAGCCAGCCAGTACTTCGCCTCCTTAGACCCCGGGATCGGCGACCCGTCCGCCGTGTTGGGCGCTATGGGCGGCGTCACCAGGCACGCAGGCCAGCACCAGTTTCAGGACACCTTCCCAG GTCCGTACGCGGTCCTGACCAAAGACACCATGCCACAGACGTACAAGCGGAAGCGCTCGTGGTCGAGGGCGGTGTTTTCCAACCTGCAGAGGAAAGGGCTCGAGAAACGATTCGAAATCCAGAAGTACGTCACCAAGCCGGACAGGAAGCAGCTCGCCGCGATGTTGGGACTGACGGACGCGCAG GTCAAGGTTTGGTTCCAAAACAGACGAATGAAATGGAGGCATTCGAAAGAAGCGCAGGCGCAGAAAGAGCAGTCGGATAAAACGCTGACGGAAGCCGACCCGAAGGACCAGGAGTCCGAGTGCGCGAGCGACCCGAGCGAGTCCGAGTGTGAGGACGGCCCGGAAAAAAGTGACGTTGACATTACAGAGCACAACAAGACGAGCGTCATCATGTCCGGAGCTGCCCCTTTGAGTGTCGACGAGGAGGCACCAGTCAATACGAATACAGAAACTGCGGCGTCATCGCAAATATTgttataa